The Rhodocyclaceae bacterium genome has a window encoding:
- a CDS encoding site-specific DNA-methyltransferase, giving the protein MSTQTGFAVFTNRTTSQPAKASKCAPAERDTGCAYDEGEPSWRAVLLKRQAEQWKAVREHGGQPRTHLSPHASYVLAEAVQWLADLPPNSIHAVVTDPPYGVTEYADKNHKKLKQGRGGVWRIPPSFDGANRRPLPRFTVLTNDEIAALQSFFGSLAYGLARALVPGGHIFVASNPLLSTLTFHAFQRAGLEKRGELIRLVQTLRGGDRPKGAEEEFSDVSMMARSCWEPWGIFRKPYTGTAAENLRQWGTGGLRRISADEPFKDVITCSPTRGFEREIAPHPSLKPQRFMRQVVRAALPLGIGIVYDPFAGSGSTLAAAQANGYHAIGTDRDAQYFAMGCKAFRPLATLPIAER; this is encoded by the coding sequence ATGAGCACACAGACTGGATTCGCCGTCTTCACTAACCGCACGACATCGCAGCCAGCCAAGGCATCTAAATGCGCCCCTGCAGAGCGCGATACCGGCTGTGCTTACGATGAAGGCGAGCCGAGCTGGCGAGCCGTCCTACTTAAGCGACAAGCCGAGCAGTGGAAAGCCGTACGCGAACATGGCGGTCAACCCCGCACCCACCTTAGTCCGCATGCCAGCTATGTTCTGGCCGAGGCCGTACAGTGGTTGGCGGATTTACCCCCAAACTCGATTCATGCCGTAGTGACCGATCCGCCCTATGGGGTGACCGAGTACGCGGACAAGAACCACAAGAAGCTGAAGCAGGGCAGGGGTGGAGTATGGCGCATACCACCGTCGTTCGACGGTGCAAATCGCCGCCCATTGCCGCGGTTTACGGTATTGACCAACGACGAGATTGCCGCGCTACAAAGTTTCTTTGGTTCGCTTGCCTATGGGCTCGCGCGAGCCCTTGTCCCCGGGGGGCACATCTTCGTTGCGTCAAACCCGCTTCTTTCGACCCTGACTTTTCATGCTTTTCAGCGTGCCGGGCTTGAAAAGCGAGGCGAGCTGATACGCCTTGTTCAGACTCTGCGCGGTGGCGATAGGCCCAAAGGAGCCGAAGAAGAGTTTTCCGACGTCTCGATGATGGCCCGCTCGTGCTGGGAACCATGGGGCATCTTCCGTAAGCCTTACACTGGCACTGCGGCTGAAAATTTGCGCCAATGGGGCACTGGCGGCCTGCGCCGCATCTCTGCAGATGAACCATTCAAAGACGTGATTACTTGCTCACCTACACGCGGATTTGAGCGAGAAATTGCTCCGCATCCGTCTCTGAAGCCGCAGCGCTTCATGCGCCAAGTGGTGCGCGCTGCCCTGCCTCTTGGTATTGGTATCGTATACGACCCCTTCGCAGGCAGTGGCTCAACGCTAGCCGCTGCTCAAGCGAATGGGTATCACGCCATCGGCACCGACCGAGATGCCCAATACTTCGCCATGGGCTGCAAGGCTTTCAGACCGCTCGCGACTTTACCTATTGCCGAGCGATGA
- a CDS encoding DUF433 domain-containing protein: MKAETADIRNQPAYGPAEAARYLRLPAATLRTWLVGRAYPKGDAKGTFHPLIKPARTQPLQLSFYNLIEAHVLRALRTEHGVALAELRAAIAYAEKELQTHRLLLSPELRTHAGQVFLVRYAQLINLSASGQLAMRRMLEDHLQRVDWDEWQFPVRLYPYTGSMPRALERPIAIDPHVAFGRPMVQRAGVSTAAIADRIDAGETVEALAEDYDLSRDEIEQAVLYSRAA; the protein is encoded by the coding sequence ATGAAGGCAGAGACCGCAGACATCCGCAATCAACCGGCGTACGGACCCGCAGAGGCCGCACGCTACCTGCGCTTGCCTGCCGCGACCTTGCGAACCTGGCTGGTGGGGCGCGCCTATCCGAAGGGCGACGCAAAGGGCACATTCCATCCCCTGATCAAGCCGGCCCGCACGCAGCCGCTTCAGCTGTCGTTCTACAACCTGATCGAAGCGCATGTCCTGCGCGCGCTACGGACGGAACATGGCGTCGCGCTCGCTGAGCTGCGTGCGGCCATCGCTTACGCCGAGAAGGAGCTGCAGACGCATCGCCTTCTGCTCAGCCCCGAGCTCCGAACTCACGCCGGCCAGGTGTTTCTCGTCCGGTACGCGCAACTCATCAACCTCAGCGCCTCCGGCCAGCTGGCAATGCGCAGGATGCTGGAGGACCACCTTCAACGCGTCGACTGGGACGAATGGCAGTTCCCCGTACGGCTGTATCCCTATACGGGGTCGATGCCGCGGGCATTGGAGCGGCCCATCGCCATCGACCCGCATGTGGCGTTCGGACGGCCCATGGTGCAGAGGGCAGGGGTGTCCACGGCCGCCATTGCCGATCGCATCGATGCCGGCGAGACTGTCGAGGCTCTTGCTGAGGACTACGACCTCTCGAGAGACGAGATCGAGCAGGCAGTGCTTTACTCGCGGGCGGCGTGA